From the genome of Vibrio navarrensis, one region includes:
- the ettA gene encoding energy-dependent translational throttle protein EttA codes for MAEYVYTMSRVSKIVPPKRQILKDISLSFFPGAKIGVLGLNGSGKSTLLRIMAGIDTDIDGEARPQPGLKVGYLPQEPVLDESKTVREVVEEAVGDVAGALKRLDEVYAAYADPDADFDALAKEQGELEALIQAKDGHNLDNALERAADALRLPEWDQKIAHLSGGERRRVAICRLLLEKPDMLLLDEPTNHLDAESVAWLERFLVDYSGTVVAITHDRYFLDNAAGWILELDRGEGIPWQGNYTSWLEQKDARLQQEASQEKARQKTIEKELEWVRQNPKGRQAKSKARMARFEELQSTDHQKRNETNELFIPPGERLGDKVIEVKNLTKSFDGRVLIDNLSFSIPKGAIVGIIGANGAGKSTLFKMLSGVEQPDSGTIEMGDTVKLASVDQFRDSMNDKNTVFKEISEGADIIKINNFEIQARAYCSRFNFKGVDQQKIIGELSGGERNRVHLAKLLKAGGNVLLLDEPTNDLDVETLRALEEALLEFPGCAMVISHDRWFLDRIATHIIDYRDEGQVNFYEGNYTEYMEWLKKTLGPAAAEPHRIKYKRITK; via the coding sequence ATGGCTGAATACGTATATACCATGTCGCGGGTGAGCAAAATCGTGCCACCTAAGCGTCAAATTCTGAAAGACATTTCTCTTAGCTTCTTCCCAGGCGCAAAAATCGGTGTCTTGGGTCTAAACGGTTCTGGTAAATCTACCCTGCTACGCATCATGGCGGGCATCGACACCGATATTGACGGTGAAGCACGTCCTCAGCCGGGATTAAAAGTTGGCTATCTGCCACAGGAACCTGTGCTAGACGAGAGCAAAACCGTACGTGAAGTGGTCGAAGAAGCGGTTGGTGATGTCGCTGGCGCGCTGAAACGTTTGGATGAGGTTTATGCGGCCTACGCTGATCCGGATGCAGATTTTGATGCACTGGCCAAAGAGCAAGGCGAATTAGAAGCGTTGATCCAAGCCAAAGACGGTCACAACCTCGACAACGCGCTGGAGCGTGCAGCAGATGCACTACGCCTGCCAGAATGGGATCAAAAAATTGCCCACTTGTCGGGTGGTGAACGTCGCCGCGTTGCGATTTGTCGCCTGTTGCTGGAAAAACCAGACATGTTGCTGCTCGACGAACCAACCAACCACTTGGACGCAGAGTCAGTGGCTTGGCTAGAGCGCTTCTTAGTGGATTACTCCGGTACCGTAGTGGCCATCACCCACGACCGTTACTTCCTAGATAACGCCGCTGGCTGGATTCTGGAACTGGACCGTGGTGAAGGTATTCCTTGGCAAGGCAACTACACCTCTTGGCTAGAACAGAAGGATGCGCGTCTGCAACAAGAAGCGTCTCAAGAAAAAGCGCGCCAAAAAACCATTGAGAAAGAGCTGGAATGGGTTCGCCAGAATCCAAAAGGCCGTCAGGCAAAATCAAAAGCGCGTATGGCTCGCTTTGAAGAGCTACAAAGCACTGACCATCAAAAACGTAATGAGACCAACGAGCTCTTCATTCCGCCAGGTGAGCGCTTAGGTGATAAAGTCATCGAAGTGAAAAACCTGACCAAATCGTTTGACGGTCGCGTGTTGATCGACAACCTTTCTTTCAGCATTCCTAAAGGCGCCATCGTCGGCATCATTGGTGCGAACGGCGCGGGTAAATCGACACTGTTCAAGATGCTCAGCGGTGTTGAACAACCCGATTCCGGCACCATCGAAATGGGTGATACGGTGAAACTGGCGTCGGTTGATCAGTTCCGTGATTCGATGAACGACAAAAACACCGTGTTCAAAGAGATCTCTGAAGGCGCTGATATCATCAAGATCAATAACTTTGAAATCCAAGCGCGTGCCTACTGCTCTCGCTTCAACTTCAAAGGCGTCGATCAACAGAAGATCATCGGTGAGCTATCCGGTGGTGAGCGCAACCGCGTGCACTTGGCGAAGCTACTAAAAGCAGGCGGCAACGTTCTGCTACTCGACGAACCGACCAACGATCTCGATGTTGAAACACTGCGTGCGTTGGAAGAAGCGTTGCTTGAGTTCCCTGGCTGTGCCATGGTGATCTCGCACGACCGTTGGTTCCTTGACCGTATCGCCACGCACATCATTGATTACCGTGATGAAGGTCAGGTCAACTTCTACGAAGGCAACTATACTGAGTACATGGAGTGGCTGAAAAAGACCCTTGGTCCAGCGGCAGCAGAGCCTCACCGTATCAAATACAAGCGTATTACCAAATAA
- the trpR gene encoding trp operon repressor, with the protein MSQQPEYSDWQQIIELVKHSVEQGQHEMLLTMLMTPDEREALLSRVNIVRELLKGELSQRQISQLLGVGVATITRGSNELKARSDEEKAVLMTLLEANKKGG; encoded by the coding sequence ATGTCGCAGCAACCCGAGTATTCAGACTGGCAGCAAATCATTGAACTGGTTAAACACAGTGTCGAGCAGGGGCAGCATGAGATGTTGCTGACCATGTTGATGACCCCGGATGAAAGAGAAGCGTTGCTTTCTCGGGTGAACATTGTGCGCGAGTTGTTGAAAGGCGAGCTTTCTCAGCGTCAGATCAGTCAACTGCTGGGCGTTGGCGTGGCAACAATTACCCGTGGTTCTAACGAACTCAAAGCGCGTTCTGATGAAGAGAAAGCGGTGTTAATGACCTTGCTGGAGGCCAATAAAAAAGGCGGATAA
- the yjjX gene encoding inosine/xanthosine triphosphatase: MATQKVIIASLNPAKLSAVESAFQQAFPQRSFTFSGVSVPSEVADQPMSDEETHLGALNRVKNAKQAVSDGDYYVGLEAGIEGDVTFAWMVIESNTHRGESRSASLMLPPAVLAKLADANELGDVMDEVFGTDNIKQKGGAISLLTQNLLTRSSVYHQALILALIPFTNPQHFPANLASKG; the protein is encoded by the coding sequence ATGGCAACTCAAAAAGTGATTATCGCGTCACTCAACCCAGCTAAGCTCAGTGCAGTTGAAAGCGCCTTTCAACAAGCCTTTCCACAGCGCAGTTTTACCTTCAGTGGTGTAAGCGTCCCCAGTGAGGTGGCAGACCAACCGATGAGCGATGAAGAAACCCATTTGGGCGCACTCAATCGGGTAAAAAATGCCAAACAAGCGGTCAGTGATGGCGATTATTATGTGGGCTTGGAAGCGGGCATTGAGGGTGATGTGACCTTTGCCTGGATGGTGATTGAATCGAACACTCATCGCGGCGAATCACGCTCGGCCAGTTTAATGCTGCCCCCCGCGGTGCTGGCAAAGCTTGCCGATGCCAATGAGCTGGGCGATGTGATGGACGAGGTGTTTGGCACCGACAACATCAAGCAAAAAGGAGGCGCAATCAGCTTGCTGACGCAAAACCTTCTCACGCGCAGTTCGGTTTATCACCAAGCTTTGATTCTGGCCTTGATCCCTTTTACCAACCCACAACATTTCCCGGCCAATTTGGCAAGCAAGGGTTAA
- the sltY gene encoding murein transglycosylase: MTLMRLNFLRLPKPCRALVGLLCGLTGVTVSAADIASLEKQREMYQQAQQSLDNKDLEEFAKLRPQLDSYALTPYLDYRVFLLQLKDKTPAEVEHFIAQSEDYPFSGRIRAPYLDALYQAQDWKNVLTFQRQEPNGESYQCIYYYAHYQQGARDKAFAAAKRLWLSGQGVADECDHLFAVWEQAGLRSDELILQRMLLAFEEKNGNLMTYLMKLPQSAKAQKQAQQMKALFTQPESVAEFAKKSKANDFNRMQVVHAFKKLARKDVVGAQAVLSDVVKAQKIPKPQAQELAEYVAFRLINTDDAKLAAWRDKTLAQSSRQTLIERRVRLAIQEADWAGVRQWILRLDDEHRQSLRWQYWLGRSDIALGKITQGKQRLESLLGQRNFYSVAAAKEVGQSIEYPVTTLTLESERIAPFRTSLQRIEELIALDKIAAAKSEWRYLLSRTDDDTQAMLAVYAASKRWYHLTVTASISAKMWDNVEVRFPVAHRWWFNFYANKHNIDPITLMSLARQESAMDVEARSPVGARGIMQIMPSTARYTAKKYQLSYTGEDELYQVGKNIEIGSHYLNGLLEQYDNNRIFAFAAYNAGPNRVNSWRERTGGKLDAYAFIEAIPFKETRGYVQNILMFENYYRDILGVDGAFLNQHELETKY, from the coding sequence ATGACTCTAATGAGACTGAATTTTTTAAGACTGCCCAAACCTTGTCGAGCTTTGGTGGGTCTTTTGTGTGGGCTGACTGGAGTAACGGTGAGCGCCGCTGATATCGCGAGCTTGGAAAAGCAGAGAGAAATGTATCAACAAGCGCAACAAAGTCTAGACAACAAAGATCTAGAGGAATTTGCCAAGTTGCGTCCGCAATTGGACAGTTATGCCTTAACTCCTTATCTCGATTACCGTGTTTTTTTGCTGCAACTGAAAGACAAAACGCCAGCTGAGGTGGAACATTTTATTGCCCAATCAGAGGATTATCCTTTCTCTGGGCGTATTCGTGCACCTTATCTTGATGCGCTTTATCAAGCGCAGGATTGGAAAAATGTCCTGACGTTTCAACGCCAAGAGCCTAATGGAGAGAGTTATCAGTGCATTTACTACTATGCGCATTACCAGCAAGGGGCGCGAGATAAAGCCTTTGCCGCAGCCAAACGGCTATGGTTGAGCGGTCAAGGGGTAGCGGATGAGTGCGATCACCTGTTTGCCGTTTGGGAGCAAGCCGGTCTTCGCAGTGATGAACTCATCTTGCAGCGCATGTTACTGGCGTTTGAAGAGAAAAATGGCAACTTGATGACTTACCTGATGAAGTTGCCACAGAGTGCTAAGGCGCAGAAGCAAGCGCAGCAGATGAAAGCGTTATTTACTCAACCTGAATCGGTTGCTGAGTTTGCCAAAAAAAGCAAAGCCAACGATTTCAACCGTATGCAAGTGGTGCACGCGTTTAAAAAACTAGCCCGCAAGGATGTGGTCGGGGCACAAGCCGTCTTGAGTGATGTGGTCAAAGCGCAAAAAATACCCAAGCCACAAGCGCAAGAGTTGGCAGAGTATGTGGCATTTCGCTTGATCAATACGGACGATGCGAAACTAGCGGCGTGGAGAGACAAGACACTAGCCCAGTCATCACGGCAGACATTGATTGAAAGGCGCGTGCGCTTAGCGATACAAGAGGCCGATTGGGCGGGCGTGCGGCAGTGGATTTTACGTCTGGATGACGAACATCGCCAATCGCTTCGTTGGCAATATTGGTTGGGGCGTAGCGACATCGCGCTTGGCAAAATAACGCAAGGTAAACAGCGTTTAGAGTCACTGCTCGGGCAGCGCAATTTTTACAGCGTGGCGGCCGCCAAAGAGGTCGGGCAGTCGATTGAATATCCCGTCACGACCTTAACACTGGAGAGCGAACGGATCGCCCCTTTTCGAACATCGCTACAGCGGATCGAAGAGTTGATCGCACTGGATAAAATTGCCGCCGCGAAGAGCGAGTGGCGTTACTTGCTCTCGCGAACTGACGATGACACCCAAGCGATGCTTGCCGTGTACGCCGCTTCCAAGCGTTGGTACCATTTAACCGTTACCGCCAGTATTTCTGCCAAAATGTGGGACAATGTGGAAGTGCGTTTTCCCGTAGCGCATCGCTGGTGGTTTAATTTTTACGCCAATAAACACAATATTGATCCGATCACCTTGATGTCTCTGGCAAGGCAAGAGAGCGCGATGGATGTGGAAGCAAGATCGCCAGTCGGTGCGCGCGGCATCATGCAGATCATGCCCTCAACGGCGCGCTACACCGCGAAGAAATATCAGTTGAGTTACACCGGAGAGGACGAGTTATATCAGGTGGGGAAAAACATCGAAATTGGCAGCCACTATTTGAATGGGCTCCTTGAGCAGTACGATAATAATCGAATTTTTGCGTTTGCGGCTTATAATGCCGGACCTAACCGAGTAAATAGCTGGCGTGAGCGCACGGGCGGAAAATTGGATGCGTACGCCTTTATCGAAGCGATTCCGTTTAAAGAGACCCGTGGCTACGTGCAAAATATCCTGATGTTTGAGAACTACTATCGGGATATTTTGGGGGTTGATGGTGCGTTTCTCAATCAGCATGAACTCGAAACCAAGTATTGA